A genomic region of Rhodococcus pyridinivorans contains the following coding sequences:
- a CDS encoding DUF6297 family protein: MELTGTVPSARDLRALRHAFERRRAPLVDRPALAVLVVLGLYVGGGLAWWLFSLPATTFACGDPIVRDSGCTSAWGWAVVAIAVAAGTASTRAAGPVTCGTETEFWLLSTPVDRGAALHPRVAALLICGAIAGALAGRFATFVTTPEGRVAFTCLAAALGVGAVALPMLVQCRVLVPAVVRVVVGLCLVAVPGVVTVAAVGVAVPPPGPLFVVGAWIAVAAPAVSALRRCDRIAAPEWRVGSDTAVGVSASFTALDPSLLTGVVERKAWLRIGSRRSRALPRRRIAALVRSDLLRHVRRPTPVLVACVALLGVVVLMSVVSPPAAVVVQLVAVFTVATIFGAGLRDVSRDPDFAVLLGTSDTYLRRALSAVPGSAAVVAGAVTGFAGSASVASVVIVIVGGCAAAYRMRTRPPIGYDGLILETAVGQIPVDLLRQWARGPDLLVVCAWLAAVLA, translated from the coding sequence ATGGAGCTGACCGGAACCGTCCCCAGCGCGCGCGACCTCCGCGCGCTCCGTCACGCCTTCGAGCGCCGGCGCGCGCCGCTGGTGGATCGTCCGGCCCTCGCTGTGCTGGTCGTCCTCGGCTTGTATGTCGGCGGGGGACTGGCGTGGTGGTTGTTCTCCCTTCCGGCGACGACCTTCGCGTGCGGGGACCCGATCGTGCGCGATTCGGGGTGCACCTCGGCGTGGGGATGGGCCGTCGTCGCGATCGCGGTCGCTGCGGGGACGGCGTCCACCCGGGCCGCAGGTCCGGTGACGTGCGGTACCGAGACGGAGTTCTGGCTGCTGTCCACACCGGTGGATCGCGGTGCGGCACTCCACCCGAGAGTCGCGGCGCTCCTGATCTGCGGTGCAATCGCGGGTGCTCTCGCGGGACGGTTCGCGACGTTCGTGACCACCCCGGAGGGGCGCGTCGCGTTCACATGTCTCGCTGCCGCTCTCGGTGTCGGTGCCGTCGCCCTTCCGATGCTCGTGCAGTGCCGGGTACTCGTGCCCGCGGTCGTGCGGGTCGTGGTCGGGCTGTGCCTCGTCGCCGTTCCGGGCGTGGTGACGGTCGCCGCCGTCGGCGTCGCGGTGCCACCGCCGGGACCGTTGTTCGTGGTGGGGGCGTGGATCGCCGTTGCGGCACCGGCGGTCTCGGCGTTGCGTCGATGCGACAGGATCGCTGCACCGGAGTGGAGGGTGGGATCGGACACCGCGGTCGGTGTGTCGGCGTCGTTCACGGCACTCGATCCTTCGCTGCTGACAGGCGTGGTCGAACGGAAGGCCTGGTTGCGCATCGGATCCCGCCGCTCGCGGGCCCTGCCGCGCCGCCGGATCGCGGCACTCGTCCGTTCCGATCTGCTCCGCCATGTCCGTAGGCCCACACCCGTGCTCGTCGCGTGCGTGGCGCTGCTCGGCGTCGTGGTGCTGATGTCGGTCGTATCGCCGCCCGCCGCTGTCGTGGTGCAGCTCGTCGCCGTCTTCACCGTGGCGACGATCTTCGGTGCGGGTCTGCGCGACGTGAGCCGCGATCCCGATTTCGCCGTCCTGCTCGGTACGAGCGACACGTATCTGCGTCGCGCACTCTCGGCGGTCCCGGGGTCGGCCGCGGTCGTCGCCGGTGCCGTGACGGGATTCGCCGGGAGTGCGTCGGTGGCGAGCGTCGTGATCGTCATCGTCGGTGGGTGCGCGGCCGCCTATCGGATGCGCACGCGACCTCCGATCGGGTACGACGGTCTGATCCTCGAGACGGCCGTCGGGCAGATTCCGGTCGATCTGCTCCGGCAGTGGGCACGGGGACCGGACCTACTCGTCGTCTGCGCGTGGCTCGCCGCCGTGCTCGCCTGA
- a CDS encoding MGMT family protein has protein sequence MVTTDEQIERVRELVASVPAGRVATYGDIAGAAGLSSARTVGWIMRTDSADLPWHRVVPASGRPASHLARRQLARLELEGVPISGDRIDLTRARHRFPPGSGEHGGEPRADDE, from the coding sequence GTGGTCACCACGGACGAGCAGATCGAGCGGGTCCGCGAACTCGTGGCCTCCGTGCCCGCAGGCCGGGTCGCGACCTACGGCGACATCGCCGGTGCCGCGGGCCTGTCGAGTGCACGCACCGTCGGATGGATCATGCGGACCGATTCCGCCGACCTGCCGTGGCACCGCGTGGTCCCGGCGTCCGGGCGACCGGCCTCGCACCTCGCGCGCCGGCAACTCGCGCGTCTCGAACTCGAGGGCGTCCCGATCTCCGGCGACCGGATCGATCTCACCCGTGCTCGACACCGGTTCCCGCCGGGCTCAGGCGAGCACGGCGGCGAGCCACGCGCAGACGACGAGTAG
- a CDS encoding alpha/beta fold hydrolase — MSATDLLHTHLFGPVDGPEVLALHGLTGHGRRWRNLAERHLPHLRFVAPDLRGHGRSPWTPPWSCEAHIADLKAVLDAHTTGPVTVVGHSFGGALALHLAAAVPDRVRALVLLDPAIGLPADRMLEIADLTLHNPDYTDEAEARAEKVHGDWGEVAPELLDEEIAEHLVELDSGRVNWRICVPALVTSWGELARGPVLPPAGIPTIFVQAGKVQPPYTTSNFRRDLAERLGDDLTLLEFDCDHMIDQARPAETAELVARMV, encoded by the coding sequence GTGAGTGCCACGGATCTTCTGCACACCCATCTGTTCGGCCCCGTCGACGGACCGGAGGTCCTCGCCCTGCACGGACTCACCGGTCACGGCCGACGCTGGCGGAACCTCGCCGAACGACACCTGCCCCACCTGCGGTTCGTCGCTCCGGACCTCCGGGGTCACGGCCGGTCGCCGTGGACTCCCCCGTGGTCGTGCGAGGCGCACATCGCCGACCTGAAGGCCGTGCTGGACGCACACACCACCGGTCCCGTCACCGTGGTGGGCCACTCCTTCGGTGGTGCCCTCGCGCTGCATCTCGCCGCCGCGGTGCCCGACAGGGTGCGGGCGCTGGTACTCCTCGATCCGGCGATCGGCCTCCCGGCCGACCGGATGCTCGAGATCGCCGACCTCACCCTCCACAACCCCGACTACACGGACGAGGCGGAGGCGCGGGCCGAGAAGGTCCACGGCGACTGGGGCGAGGTGGCCCCCGAGTTGCTCGACGAGGAGATCGCCGAGCACCTCGTCGAACTCGACTCGGGGCGTGTCAACTGGCGGATCTGCGTACCTGCGCTGGTGACCTCGTGGGGCGAGCTGGCCCGCGGACCCGTCCTGCCGCCGGCCGGTATCCCGACGATCTTCGTGCAGGCCGGGAAGGTGCAACCCCCGTACACCACGTCAAATTTCCGTCGCGACCTGGCGGAACGACTCGGCGACGACCTGACCCTGCTCGAATTCGACTGCGACCACATGATCGACCAGGCGCGTCCCGCCGAGACCGCCGAACTCGTGGCCCGGATGGTGTAG
- a CDS encoding ATP-dependent helicase: protein MSEPQIPDRVRRPAARLVRRSAEAPVAREWPDDVCVLFDDAPPSLRWRPWQVLGGPGTGKTSLLVDLAVHRIASGADPESVLILTHSRRAATAVREAITAGLIALGDGAVPRATREPLVRTVHSYAFAVLRLQASAHGNPPPRLITGAEQDAVLRELLRGDIDDGAGMWPERLRPALGMTGFAVELRDLMLRANERGLGPEDLVALGERRNRPEWVAAGRFAERYEQVMLLRGAVGLEAPEATAPALDAAELVGAALAAFATDPDLLAAERGRIRHLLVDDAQHLDPQAADLVRVIGTGTRTSTIAGDPDQAVFGFRGADTSFLESLGEADGSRRIVLGVNHRAAPEVASLADGITRRLPGLPPHRGMAGHRVEEGDPGQVRVAVCSSQAKEAALVADTLRRSHLVDGVPWSRMAIVVRSVPRVLAPLRRALLAAGVPMTTAASELPLARQHSVAGLLLVLRAVSDSGFGGDEALALLSGPIGGAEPVALRRLRRGLRRVELASGNDRDSAELLRILLTEGDDTAGNSHLIRGLTDVEAAPLRKVLGVLRKARSAALRGGGLEDVLWEAWQATGLERRWAAASAWGGPIGAQADRDLDGVVALFDAAADYVDRLPRAHIAGFVDYLTEQEIPATARTRVAAESEAVTVVSAHSAAGREWDVVVVAGVQEGLWPSLRARGTLLGIEALIDAVSGADGGDEAGARLSRTAPLLAEERRLFLVACSRARTHLLVTAVDSVSGDSELVRSRFVDELRGVGTDDLDAPDDLLAEPVPDEVRTRVLALPALVAELRSVVCDPEIAETEPERQQRAAQQLARLARAGVRGAHPDDWYGTADPSTADPLWDPDDDAVRLSPSTVEQLTTCPLRWMFERHGGSDGENSHAVTGTLVHTLVQALAGRIPPDRIDQALEKAWDSVDLGAEWYARRELERTRRMLDTFSTWLQGTRGELTEIGVEIKVDGILEPDSDDKPRVRLRGRIDRLERDAEGRPVVIDVKTAKNPVSKDAARDHAQLAAYQVAAAAGAIEGEPASEPGGARLVFVAKPHNKEGATQRVQLPLDEDGLAQWREIIHDAAAATRGPRFVARVNDGCRHCPVLSSCPAHDEGRQVTGE, encoded by the coding sequence ATGTCCGAACCGCAGATCCCCGATCGCGTCCGCCGCCCGGCCGCGCGCCTCGTGCGCAGGTCCGCCGAGGCGCCGGTGGCCCGCGAGTGGCCCGACGACGTGTGCGTGCTGTTCGACGACGCCCCGCCCTCTCTCCGCTGGCGGCCGTGGCAGGTCCTCGGCGGTCCCGGCACGGGCAAGACGTCCCTGCTGGTCGACCTCGCGGTCCACCGCATCGCCTCCGGCGCCGATCCCGAGTCGGTGCTCATCCTCACGCATTCGCGGCGGGCCGCCACCGCCGTGCGCGAGGCGATCACGGCCGGTCTGATCGCGCTCGGCGACGGCGCAGTGCCCCGCGCCACACGCGAGCCGCTCGTCCGTACCGTCCACTCCTACGCCTTCGCGGTGCTGCGGTTGCAGGCCTCGGCGCACGGCAATCCGCCGCCCCGTCTGATCACCGGCGCCGAACAGGACGCCGTGCTGCGCGAACTGCTGCGCGGCGACATCGATGACGGCGCCGGGATGTGGCCCGAGCGGTTGCGTCCGGCACTGGGCATGACGGGCTTCGCCGTCGAACTGCGCGACCTGATGTTGCGCGCCAACGAGCGCGGTCTCGGCCCGGAGGATCTGGTCGCGCTCGGGGAGCGCCGCAATCGGCCCGAATGGGTCGCGGCCGGGCGTTTCGCGGAGCGCTACGAGCAGGTGATGCTGCTTCGCGGTGCCGTCGGTCTCGAAGCTCCGGAGGCCACCGCTCCGGCACTCGACGCGGCCGAACTCGTCGGCGCGGCGCTCGCGGCGTTCGCGACCGATCCCGATCTGCTGGCCGCCGAGCGCGGCCGCATCCGCCACCTGCTCGTCGACGACGCCCAGCATCTCGACCCGCAGGCCGCCGACCTGGTCCGCGTGATCGGTACCGGCACCCGCACGAGCACGATCGCCGGCGACCCCGATCAGGCCGTCTTCGGCTTCCGCGGCGCCGACACCTCCTTCCTCGAGAGCCTCGGCGAGGCCGACGGATCGCGCCGCATCGTGTTGGGTGTCAACCATCGTGCCGCTCCCGAGGTGGCGTCCCTCGCCGACGGGATCACCCGCAGACTGCCGGGCCTGCCGCCGCACCGGGGTATGGCCGGGCACCGCGTCGAGGAGGGCGATCCGGGGCAGGTCCGCGTGGCGGTGTGCTCGTCGCAGGCCAAGGAGGCGGCACTGGTCGCCGACACCCTGCGCCGGTCCCATCTCGTCGACGGTGTGCCGTGGTCGCGCATGGCGATCGTTGTCCGGTCCGTGCCGCGGGTACTCGCGCCGCTGCGTCGCGCGCTGCTCGCGGCGGGCGTCCCGATGACGACCGCCGCCTCCGAACTCCCGCTGGCCCGCCAGCACAGCGTCGCGGGACTGCTGCTCGTGCTGCGCGCGGTATCCGACAGTGGCTTCGGCGGGGACGAAGCACTTGCCCTGCTGTCCGGGCCCATCGGCGGTGCCGAACCGGTCGCGCTGCGGAGACTGCGGCGTGGTCTGCGGCGGGTCGAGCTAGCATCGGGCAACGACCGCGACTCCGCCGAACTGCTGCGCATCCTGCTCACCGAGGGCGACGACACCGCCGGGAACTCGCATCTGATCCGCGGGCTGACCGACGTCGAGGCCGCACCGCTGAGGAAGGTGCTCGGTGTGCTGCGCAAGGCCCGCTCGGCGGCGCTGCGCGGGGGCGGTCTCGAGGACGTGCTGTGGGAGGCATGGCAGGCCACCGGACTCGAACGGCGATGGGCCGCCGCGTCGGCCTGGGGTGGGCCGATCGGGGCGCAGGCCGACCGCGATCTCGACGGCGTCGTCGCTCTGTTCGACGCCGCCGCCGACTACGTCGACCGTCTGCCCCGCGCACACATCGCCGGGTTCGTCGACTATCTCACCGAGCAGGAGATCCCTGCGACGGCTCGCACCCGTGTCGCCGCCGAATCCGAAGCGGTCACGGTCGTCAGCGCGCACTCCGCCGCCGGTCGCGAATGGGACGTCGTGGTGGTCGCCGGTGTCCAGGAAGGGCTGTGGCCGAGCCTGCGCGCCCGCGGCACCCTGCTCGGCATCGAGGCCCTGATCGACGCGGTCTCCGGTGCCGACGGCGGCGACGAGGCCGGTGCGCGGCTTTCCCGCACCGCACCGCTGCTCGCCGAGGAGCGACGCCTGTTCCTCGTGGCGTGCAGTCGCGCCCGCACCCACCTTCTGGTGACCGCCGTCGATTCGGTGAGCGGCGACAGCGAACTGGTCCGGTCCCGTTTCGTCGACGAACTGCGCGGTGTCGGCACCGACGACCTCGACGCGCCCGACGACCTCCTGGCCGAACCGGTGCCCGACGAGGTCCGCACCCGCGTGCTGGCCCTGCCCGCCCTCGTCGCCGAACTGCGCAGCGTGGTCTGCGATCCCGAGATCGCCGAGACCGAACCCGAACGACAGCAGCGAGCCGCCCAGCAACTCGCGCGGCTCGCGCGCGCCGGGGTGCGCGGCGCCCACCCCGACGACTGGTACGGCACGGCCGATCCCAGCACCGCCGACCCGCTGTGGGATCCCGACGACGACGCGGTGCGATTGTCGCCGTCCACGGTCGAACAGCTCACGACGTGTCCGCTGCGGTGGATGTTCGAGCGCCACGGCGGTTCCGACGGCGAGAACAGCCATGCCGTCACCGGCACGCTGGTACATACCCTCGTCCAGGCGCTCGCCGGGCGGATCCCTCCCGACCGCATCGACCAGGCCCTCGAGAAGGCATGGGACTCGGTCGATCTGGGTGCCGAATGGTATGCCCGCCGCGAGCTCGAACGCACCCGCCGCATGCTCGACACCTTCTCGACGTGGCTGCAGGGCACACGCGGAGAGCTCACCGAGATCGGCGTCGAGATCAAGGTCGACGGCATCCTCGAACCCGATTCCGACGACAAGCCCCGCGTGCGGCTCCGTGGTCGCATCGACCGGCTCGAACGCGACGCCGAGGGCCGCCCGGTCGTCATCGACGTCAAGACCGCGAAGAACCCGGTGTCGAAGGACGCCGCGCGCGATCATGCCCAGCTCGCCGCCTACCAGGTGGCCGCGGCGGCCGGCGCGATCGAGGGCGAACCGGCATCGGAGCCCGGTGGCGCGCGCCTGGTCTTCGTGGCGAAGCCGCACAACAAGGAAGGCGCGACGCAGCGCGTGCAGCTGCCCCTCGACGAGGACGGTCTCGCGCAGTGGCGGGAGATCATCCACGACGCGGCGGCCGCGACCCGCGGCCCCCGCTTCGTTGCGAGGGTCAACGACGGGTGCCGGCACTGCCCGGTGCTGTCGAGCTGCCCGGCACACGACGAAGGCAGACAGGTGACAGGGGAATGA
- a CDS encoding ATP-dependent helicase → MSAPRVSAKRLAEALGQLPPTTEQAAVIEAPPGPMLVVAGAGAGKTETMAARVVWLVANGLVEPEQVLGLTFTRKAAQQLTARIRARLAKLAGSALLRDLDPSGGLRARILGSEPEVSTYHAYAGRLLTEHGLLLPIEPSATLLSETELWQVAHRVVSSWDGELDTDRNPASVTEAVLALSGQLSEHLVEPDLLRDAHVELEQLVHTLPPGPGQRGAPSKTLLGYLETQHARLQLLPLVERLSETLRREGALDFGSQMSLAARVARDHREVGAGERERFRAVLLDEYQDTGHAQRVLLAALFGGGADPGLAVTAVGDPMQSIYGWRGASAANLPRFATDFPAADGEPAPTRELLTSWRNPPQALELANVSSEPLRDRGVSVSRLRPRPDAAAGDVRLALHSDVAVERDWVADRIADEYAAAREAGRTPPTAAVLVRRNADAAPIAEALRARDLPVEVVGIGGLLHTPEVADVLAMLRLAADPLAGSAAVRVLTGARWQLGAADLKALWERAQELAIAGRWGVAGAVTDPDALEDALDSALPGEYADQAGLADAISDPGDSSRYSKFGYARIVALGRELTSLRERLGQPLTELVAEVERVLGIGIETEARVGRRRGVAGREHLDAFASVVASYAGRTNATLPGLLSYLAAAEEIEQGLAPGEVEVDPDRVQVLTVHSAKGLEWEVVAVPHVAAGVFPSSTAAATWLGSTTELPPHLRGDRVLPADDPGSTDGVPVLELDDLSDRKMLERAIDSHKDALKRRKLDEDRRLFYVALTRTERTLFVSAHHWADTGSEPKGPSQFLEELHEIVTARPELGAIDHWAPEPEPEEENPLTASPRSALWPRDPLGARRTEVERGAALVLSEFDRTDLPTEYDDDPDEWATDVDALLAEREQRAEQSAEVVLPAQLSVSQLVDLATDPDALAARLRRPLPFRPNPLARRGTAFHAWLERRFGATRLLDLDELPGADDEDGDDSHFDRLQEAFLRSKWASRNPVEVEVPFETALGGTVIRGRIDAVFEDPDGGWTVIDWKTGAEPEGEKLAAVGVQLAAYRLAWAQLMAARTERLTGRPAELPLHKVRAAFHYVRTGRTVAPEELPNAAMLERLVLEAGNLRGRADGE, encoded by the coding sequence ATGAGTGCACCACGGGTGAGCGCGAAGCGCCTGGCGGAGGCACTGGGACAGTTGCCGCCGACGACCGAGCAGGCCGCCGTCATCGAGGCCCCGCCCGGCCCGATGCTGGTCGTCGCCGGGGCCGGTGCCGGCAAGACCGAGACGATGGCCGCGCGGGTGGTGTGGCTCGTCGCCAACGGTCTCGTCGAACCCGAGCAGGTGCTGGGCCTGACCTTCACGCGTAAGGCCGCGCAGCAGCTCACGGCCCGCATCCGGGCGCGCCTGGCCAAGCTCGCCGGATCGGCGCTCCTGCGCGACCTCGATCCGAGCGGCGGGTTGCGCGCACGGATCCTCGGCAGCGAACCCGAGGTGAGCACATACCACGCATACGCCGGTCGCCTGCTCACCGAGCACGGTCTGCTGCTGCCCATCGAACCGTCGGCGACGCTGCTGTCCGAGACCGAGCTGTGGCAGGTCGCGCACCGCGTGGTCAGCTCGTGGGACGGCGAACTCGACACCGACCGCAATCCCGCATCGGTGACCGAGGCCGTTCTCGCCCTGTCCGGCCAGCTCTCCGAGCACCTCGTCGAGCCGGATCTGCTGCGCGACGCCCACGTCGAACTCGAACAGCTGGTGCACACCCTCCCGCCCGGCCCGGGGCAGCGCGGAGCACCGTCGAAGACGCTGCTCGGATACCTCGAGACGCAGCACGCGCGGTTGCAGTTGCTTCCGCTCGTCGAACGGCTGTCCGAGACACTGCGCCGCGAAGGTGCTCTCGACTTCGGGAGCCAGATGTCGCTCGCCGCGCGGGTCGCCCGCGATCACCGCGAGGTGGGAGCCGGGGAGCGGGAACGATTCCGGGCTGTGCTGCTCGACGAGTACCAGGACACCGGGCACGCCCAGCGCGTGTTACTCGCCGCCCTGTTCGGCGGTGGCGCCGATCCCGGTCTCGCGGTCACCGCGGTCGGCGATCCCATGCAGTCCATCTACGGCTGGCGCGGCGCGTCGGCCGCCAACCTGCCGCGGTTCGCGACCGACTTCCCGGCGGCCGACGGCGAGCCGGCACCCACCCGCGAACTGCTCACCAGCTGGCGCAATCCGCCGCAGGCCCTCGAACTGGCGAACGTCTCGTCCGAACCTCTGCGCGATCGCGGGGTGTCGGTCAGCCGGTTGCGTCCCCGCCCCGACGCGGCCGCCGGCGACGTCCGCCTCGCGTTGCACTCCGACGTCGCGGTGGAACGCGACTGGGTCGCCGACCGGATCGCCGACGAGTACGCCGCCGCCCGCGAGGCCGGACGCACACCGCCGACCGCTGCGGTCCTCGTCCGGCGCAACGCCGACGCCGCTCCGATCGCCGAGGCGCTGCGCGCCCGCGACCTTCCGGTCGAGGTCGTCGGCATCGGCGGGTTGCTGCACACGCCCGAAGTCGCCGACGTGCTCGCGATGTTGCGCCTGGCGGCGGATCCGCTGGCCGGGAGCGCAGCTGTGCGGGTGCTCACCGGCGCCCGCTGGCAGCTCGGTGCCGCCGACCTGAAGGCACTGTGGGAGCGCGCCCAGGAACTGGCCATCGCGGGACGCTGGGGTGTCGCCGGGGCGGTGACCGATCCCGACGCGCTCGAGGACGCCCTCGATTCGGCGCTGCCCGGTGAATATGCCGACCAGGCCGGTCTCGCTGATGCGATCTCCGATCCCGGCGACAGCAGCCGCTATTCGAAGTTCGGCTACGCGCGCATCGTCGCGCTCGGTCGCGAGCTGACCTCCCTGCGCGAGCGGCTCGGCCAGCCGCTCACCGAACTCGTCGCCGAGGTCGAGCGTGTGCTCGGTATCGGCATCGAGACCGAGGCCCGCGTGGGCCGCCGACGCGGTGTCGCCGGCCGCGAGCATCTCGACGCCTTCGCCTCGGTCGTCGCGTCCTACGCGGGGCGGACCAACGCGACCCTGCCCGGTTTGCTGTCCTATCTCGCGGCGGCGGAGGAGATCGAGCAGGGGCTCGCGCCCGGTGAGGTGGAAGTCGACCCCGACCGCGTGCAGGTCCTCACCGTCCACTCCGCGAAAGGCCTCGAATGGGAGGTCGTCGCCGTCCCACATGTCGCTGCCGGGGTCTTCCCATCCTCCACCGCCGCCGCGACCTGGCTCGGTTCGACGACCGAACTTCCCCCGCACTTGCGGGGCGACCGGGTGCTGCCCGCCGACGATCCGGGCAGCACCGACGGTGTGCCCGTGCTCGAGCTCGACGACCTCTCCGATCGCAAGATGCTCGAGCGGGCCATCGACTCCCACAAGGACGCGCTCAAGCGCCGCAAGCTCGACGAGGACCGTCGGCTGTTCTACGTCGCTCTCACCCGCACCGAACGAACACTGTTCGTCTCCGCCCACCACTGGGCAGACACCGGATCCGAACCGAAGGGACCCTCGCAGTTCCTCGAGGAACTGCACGAGATCGTCACGGCCCGGCCCGAACTCGGTGCGATCGACCACTGGGCTCCGGAACCCGAACCGGAGGAGGAGAACCCGCTCACGGCCTCACCGCGCAGCGCACTGTGGCCGCGCGACCCGCTCGGTGCCCGGCGCACCGAGGTCGAACGCGGCGCGGCACTGGTCCTCTCCGAGTTCGACCGGACCGACCTCCCGACCGAATACGACGACGATCCCGATGAGTGGGCCACCGACGTCGATGCGCTCCTGGCCGAACGCGAACAGCGCGCCGAGCAGAGCGCCGAGGTGGTGCTGCCCGCACAGCTGTCAGTCAGCCAACTCGTCGATCTCGCCACCGATCCCGACGCCCTCGCCGCGCGTCTGCGTCGTCCGTTGCCGTTCCGGCCCAATCCGCTCGCGCGTCGCGGCACTGCCTTCCACGCGTGGCTCGAGCGCAGATTCGGCGCGACGCGCCTGCTCGACCTCGACGAGCTTCCCGGTGCCGACGACGAGGACGGCGACGATTCGCACTTCGACCGGCTCCAGGAGGCATTCCTGCGGTCGAAGTGGGCGTCGCGCAACCCCGTCGAGGTCGAGGTGCCGTTCGAAACGGCCCTGGGCGGCACCGTGATCCGCGGACGTATCGACGCCGTCTTCGAGGATCCGGACGGCGGTTGGACGGTCATCGACTGGAAGACCGGCGCCGAACCGGAAGGCGAGAAGCTCGCCGCGGTGGGTGTGCAGCTCGCCGCCTACCGGCTCGCCTGGGCCCAGTTGATGGCAGCGCGGACCGAGCGGCTCACCGGCCGACCGGCCGAACTGCCGCTGCACAAGGTCCGAGCGGCCTTCCACTACGTCCGCACCGGACGCACCGTCGCGCCCGAGGAACTGCCGAATGCGGCGATGCTCGAACGCCTCGTGCTCGAGGCGGGGAATCTGCGAGGGCGTGCCGACGGCGAGTGA
- a CDS encoding DoxX family protein, which produces MSTKASQRSAIRLAGLLLGVGVLHFVRPEPFDGMVPRALPGDARTYTYASGVAEIAVAGALAVPRTRRLGGSLAAALFLAVFPANVQMAVTWLRSPKLSPAAKAVSLARLPLQVPLVTEALKVRRTSSR; this is translated from the coding sequence ATGTCCACGAAAGCGTCGCAGCGCTCTGCGATCCGGCTGGCAGGTCTACTTCTCGGCGTGGGGGTCCTGCATTTCGTGCGACCGGAACCGTTCGACGGCATGGTGCCCCGCGCCCTGCCGGGTGATGCCCGCACCTACACCTACGCCTCGGGGGTCGCGGAGATCGCCGTCGCCGGCGCGCTCGCCGTGCCCCGCACCCGGCGCCTCGGCGGTTCCCTGGCCGCGGCGCTGTTCCTGGCGGTCTTCCCCGCCAACGTGCAGATGGCCGTGACGTGGCTGCGCAGCCCGAAGCTCTCCCCCGCCGCCAAGGCGGTGTCGCTCGCCCGGCTCCCGCTGCAGGTCCCGCTCGTCACCGAGGCACTGAAGGTCCGCCGCACATCCTCCCGCTGA
- a CDS encoding potassium channel family protein, with the protein MPGRLRARFSRSDQLTERPDFALVGVLRVPQEQTSPGLAIARRIGYAFAALFLAVVVVYLDRDGYRDAQGDELSLLDCVYYATVSLSTTGYGDITPFTPEARLINILLITPLRVFFLIVLVGTTLSALTESSRQAFKIQRWRRRVRNHTVVIGYGTKGRTAVDAMLGDGVPPSEIVVVDTDPVVLESAAGQGLVTVQGSATKSDVLRLAGVQHASAVIVAANRDDTAVLVTLSAREIAPRAKIVAAIRESENTHLLRQSGADSVVISSETAGRLLGIATTTPNVVEMIEDLLTPEAGFAITERDVDPSEVGGSPRHLKDIVLAVVRDGRMWRIGSPEVDALEANDKLLYIRLVGSSPGAMRG; encoded by the coding sequence ATGCCCGGGAGGTTGCGTGCGCGGTTCAGCCGCTCCGATCAGCTCACCGAGCGCCCCGACTTCGCGCTCGTCGGTGTGCTGCGCGTACCCCAGGAACAGACGAGTCCCGGACTCGCGATCGCGCGTCGCATCGGCTACGCGTTCGCGGCGCTGTTCCTCGCGGTCGTCGTGGTCTACCTCGATCGCGATGGCTACCGCGACGCCCAGGGCGACGAACTGTCGCTGCTGGACTGCGTCTACTACGCCACGGTCTCGCTCTCGACCACCGGCTACGGCGACATCACCCCGTTCACACCCGAAGCGCGCCTGATCAACATCTTGCTGATCACCCCGCTCCGGGTGTTCTTCCTCATCGTGCTCGTCGGTACCACTCTGTCGGCACTGACCGAGAGTTCCCGGCAAGCATTCAAGATCCAGCGTTGGAGGCGCCGCGTGCGTAATCACACCGTCGTCATCGGTTACGGCACCAAGGGCCGTACCGCAGTCGACGCGATGCTCGGCGACGGGGTACCCCCGTCCGAGATCGTCGTGGTCGACACCGATCCGGTGGTTCTCGAGTCCGCGGCCGGCCAGGGCCTCGTGACGGTCCAGGGTTCGGCGACGAAGTCCGATGTGCTCCGGCTCGCCGGGGTGCAGCACGCGTCGGCGGTGATCGTCGCCGCGAACCGCGACGACACCGCGGTGCTCGTGACCCTCAGCGCCCGCGAGATCGCCCCGCGCGCGAAGATCGTCGCCGCCATCCGCGAGTCGGAGAACACCCACCTGCTGCGTCAGTCCGGTGCCGACTCGGTGGTCATCTCGTCGGAGACGGCGGGGCGACTGCTCGGCATCGCCACGACCACGCCGAACGTTGTCGAGATGATCGAGGACCTGCTCACCCCGGAAGCCGGGTTCGCCATCACCGAACGCGATGTCGACCCCAGCGAGGTCGGGGGATCCCCGCGGCATCTCAAGGACATCGTGCTCGCCGTCGTCCGCGACGGGCGGATGTGGCGGATCGGTTCGCCCGAGGTCGACGCGCTCGAAGCGAACGACAAACTGCTCTACATCCGGCTGGTGGGTTCGTCGCCGGGCGCCATGCGTGGCTAG